A genomic stretch from Candidatus Methanomassiliicoccus intestinalis Issoire-Mx1 includes:
- the ribH gene encoding 6,7-dimethyl-8-ribityllumazine synthase, protein MEYNLGIVVSEFNFDITSMMLERAKAHAEFLGANIKKILYVPGVYDMPLAIKKLCEDEGIDGVVTLGAVIEGETEHDEIVVQHAARKITDLSLEYNKPVSLGITGPGMTRLQAEERIEKGRDAVEACVKLLKNLQ, encoded by the coding sequence ATGGAATATAATCTTGGAATAGTTGTATCGGAATTTAATTTTGATATTACATCAATGATGTTGGAACGAGCGAAAGCACATGCAGAATTTCTTGGTGCAAACATTAAAAAAATATTATATGTGCCAGGAGTTTATGATATGCCACTCGCGATTAAAAAACTCTGTGAAGATGAAGGAATAGACGGTGTTGTAACACTTGGTGCCGTTATAGAAGGAGAAACGGAGCATGACGAGATTGTTGTACAACATGCGGCAAGGAAAATTACCGACCTGTCTCTGGAGTATAATAAACCAGTATCATTAGGAATCACTGGACCTGGGATGACCAGATTACAGGCAGAAGAGCGCATAGAAAAAGGGCGCGATGCTGTGGAAGCTTGCGTAAAACTGCTTAAAAATCTTCAATAA
- the ribC gene encoding riboflavin synthase, which yields MKIIGIADTTFARSDMGGAAIEELKTMGTGFKIIRYTVPGIKDLPVASKKLIEEENCDIVMALGMPGPMAKDKNCAHEASTGIIQAQLMTNRHIIEVFVHEDEAPDNKTLDWLAKQRAKEHARNAYNLLFNKEILTKNAGKGLRQGYEDAGPAKE from the coding sequence ATGAAGATTATTGGAATTGCAGATACAACCTTTGCTCGATCAGATATGGGTGGAGCTGCCATTGAAGAACTTAAGACAATGGGCACTGGTTTTAAGATTATTCGATACACCGTGCCTGGAATAAAAGATCTCCCGGTTGCAAGCAAAAAATTGATCGAAGAAGAGAACTGTGATATCGTGATGGCCCTGGGAATGCCTGGTCCAATGGCTAAAGATAAGAATTGCGCACATGAAGCATCTACAGGCATAATTCAAGCGCAACTGATGACTAACCGTCATATAATTGAAGTATTTGTGCATGAAGATGAGGCTCCAGACAATAAAACATTAGATTGGTTAGCTAAACAGCGTGCGAAGGAACACGCGAGAAATGCATATAATTTACTATTTAACAAAGAAATACTAACAAAGAATGCTGGAAAAGGATTACGCCAAGGATATGAAGATGCTGGACCAGCTAAGGAGTGA
- a CDS encoding phosphoadenosine phosphosulfate reductase domain-containing protein, with product MALVRLGKMSLRWCDHCNVPVLEQKKCAVCGGDTRQMDITPPGDVRPAFKHDIDVIQKTIDRQFGEGCGESVIPDNHVVLLNKAPALDRMDEVIMDGEVIGTMRYDIGKGWTFLSRMPAARCIVNKATKGIVTTDDGAIKPILSGSNLLAPGVVSTSDDLESGDEVIVICKNGKALASGTARMSGKDLVPGSRGMAVKIRWCDEPKDADKFPETTWDLVIKANSKEMEMKIAASEKFMKTVIEEKQRPAMISFSGGKDSLAVLILSKKAGLDIPLFFIDTGLEFPETIEYVKRTAANHNTELILEYAPREAFKEGLNVFGPPGRDYRWCCKTNKLGPTVRAIMKHFPDGVLSFIGQRRYESESRASKPKVWENPWTPGQIGASPIQNWTALHVWMLIISEKEEYNPWYEKGLDRIGCYLCPASDLAELDIVQESPKYQEWKSYLEEYAEKRGLPEEWIRYGAWRWRRMPQSIHEELDRIGVSIKPDKSVKTSILQNLNLSLQEGISPCTMGFSIEGAFNKPLDIQRTANVLRITGDVELNEEEGWCAVSNVTIFEEGALIAKDKEEKSLKEKVEKIRKIVIKSAECVGCGVCIGKCTQGAIKLNDGKITIGEGCIHCEKCLEPCPALTFNETAYEF from the coding sequence ATGGCTCTAGTCCGCTTAGGAAAAATGTCTTTACGATGGTGCGATCATTGCAATGTTCCCGTACTTGAACAGAAAAAATGTGCCGTGTGTGGTGGAGATACCCGGCAGATGGATATTACTCCGCCTGGGGATGTGCGGCCTGCATTCAAACATGACATTGATGTTATTCAAAAAACCATAGATAGACAATTTGGAGAAGGCTGTGGAGAGTCAGTAATTCCAGATAATCATGTTGTACTTCTCAATAAGGCCCCGGCACTCGATAGAATGGACGAAGTGATCATGGACGGAGAAGTAATCGGCACAATGAGGTATGATATAGGCAAAGGATGGACATTTCTTTCAAGAATGCCGGCTGCAAGGTGCATTGTCAATAAAGCAACAAAAGGAATAGTTACAACTGATGACGGCGCCATAAAACCAATCTTAAGCGGTTCCAATCTTCTAGCTCCTGGAGTTGTCTCCACCAGTGATGATTTGGAATCTGGTGACGAGGTAATTGTTATTTGTAAAAACGGAAAGGCTCTGGCTTCGGGAACAGCCAGAATGAGCGGAAAAGATCTTGTCCCTGGATCTCGTGGAATGGCCGTCAAGATTAGATGGTGTGATGAGCCAAAAGATGCAGATAAATTTCCAGAAACAACATGGGACTTAGTCATCAAAGCAAATTCAAAAGAAATGGAAATGAAAATAGCTGCCTCTGAGAAATTTATGAAGACGGTTATTGAAGAAAAACAAAGACCGGCCATGATTTCATTTTCAGGAGGAAAGGATTCCTTAGCAGTATTGATTCTCTCCAAAAAAGCCGGCTTAGACATTCCCCTATTTTTTATAGATACTGGACTTGAATTTCCAGAGACAATCGAATATGTCAAAAGAACTGCAGCAAATCACAACACTGAATTAATCTTAGAATATGCACCACGGGAAGCTTTCAAAGAAGGTTTGAACGTTTTTGGTCCACCCGGCAGAGATTACAGATGGTGCTGTAAAACAAATAAACTCGGCCCTACGGTCAGAGCAATAATGAAACATTTTCCAGATGGCGTTCTTTCATTCATCGGGCAGCGAAGATATGAATCAGAATCTAGAGCATCGAAGCCAAAAGTATGGGAAAATCCCTGGACTCCAGGACAGATAGGTGCATCCCCCATACAAAACTGGACTGCACTTCATGTTTGGATGCTGATTATAAGTGAAAAAGAAGAGTACAACCCATGGTATGAAAAGGGGCTTGACAGAATCGGTTGCTATCTATGCCCAGCATCAGACCTTGCAGAACTGGATATTGTTCAGGAATCACCAAAATATCAGGAATGGAAGTCATATCTGGAAGAATATGCTGAAAAAAGAGGGCTTCCAGAAGAATGGATAAGATATGGAGCTTGGAGGTGGAGAAGGATGCCACAGTCCATACACGAAGAGCTCGACCGTATCGGAGTTTCGATTAAACCTGACAAGTCAGTCAAAACAAGTATTCTTCAAAACTTGAATCTGTCTCTGCAAGAAGGCATTTCACCATGTACTATGGGATTCAGCATAGAAGGAGCATTCAATAAACCTCTGGATATTCAAAGAACAGCCAATGTTCTTAGAATCACTGGAGACGTAGAGCTAAATGAAGAGGAAGGTTGGTGTGCAGTCTCCAATGTAACAATATTTGAAGAAGGCGCATTGATTGCTAAAGATAAGGAAGAAAAAAGCCTGAAAGAAAAAGTAGAAAAAATACGCAAAATAGTCATAAAATCTGCTGAATGCGTGGGATGCGGAGTGTGTATTGGCAAATGTACACAAGGCGCCATCAAGCTGAATGATGGAAAAATTACCATTGGAGAAGGCTGTATACACTGCGAAAAATGCCTGGAGCCATGTCCCGCACTAACATTTAATGAAACAGCATATGAATTCTAA
- a CDS encoding aminotransferase class I/II-fold pyridoxal phosphate-dependent enzyme: MRTFHATERSLNVEYAIRDVLIPARKLEEKGAKIIKLHIGDPNKWDFETPKHVRDALGRAVEINDNGYAESEGYPELRAAILKKEKQKNGVDVGIDNCMITSGVTEAIQSLVAATISPGDEALVPGPGYPSYTEFIKFFNGKPVSYHNDEENDWQPDIDDMRKKITDKTKFITVINPNNPTGALYSDKVLKQIVDLAGEYDLFVLSDEIYDLMSFEGTHHSPASMTKDVPVVLFNGFSKVDLLPGWRMGYMVFSDPLNCMDEIKEGISKQLRLRISANNPCQMAAIEALEGPQDHHEQINRKLKERAQYMYKRVNNIPGLSMRAPKGAFYAFPRIDSKHWTNDMDFVLDILDNCHVLLVPGSGFDEKYGKMHFRAVFLPPLDTLGEAFDSIESYMNKVA, encoded by the coding sequence ATGAGGACTTTCCACGCAACAGAACGTTCCTTGAATGTGGAATACGCAATACGCGACGTCCTTATCCCCGCTAGAAAGCTGGAGGAGAAAGGAGCAAAGATCATAAAGTTGCATATCGGAGACCCTAATAAGTGGGACTTTGAGACTCCAAAGCATGTTCGTGATGCATTAGGCCGTGCTGTGGAAATTAATGACAATGGTTATGCAGAGTCAGAAGGCTATCCAGAACTCAGAGCAGCCATTCTTAAAAAAGAGAAGCAGAAGAATGGTGTGGATGTAGGTATTGACAACTGTATGATTACAAGCGGCGTAACGGAAGCAATTCAGAGTCTGGTAGCAGCCACTATCAGCCCCGGCGATGAAGCCCTAGTGCCTGGTCCAGGATACCCGTCATATACTGAATTTATAAAATTCTTTAATGGGAAACCAGTTTCTTATCATAATGATGAAGAAAATGACTGGCAGCCTGATATTGATGACATGAGGAAAAAAATCACAGATAAGACTAAATTTATAACGGTGATAAATCCAAACAACCCGACCGGAGCTTTATACTCAGACAAGGTTCTTAAACAGATTGTAGACCTTGCTGGAGAATACGATCTCTTTGTACTTTCTGATGAGATTTATGATCTCATGTCATTTGAGGGAACACACCACTCTCCTGCCTCAATGACAAAAGATGTTCCAGTAGTATTATTTAATGGATTCTCGAAAGTAGACCTTCTCCCAGGATGGAGAATGGGCTACATGGTGTTTTCAGATCCTCTAAACTGTATGGATGAGATTAAAGAAGGAATTTCTAAACAGCTTAGATTACGTATCTCTGCAAACAATCCATGTCAAATGGCTGCAATCGAAGCTTTGGAAGGTCCACAGGATCATCATGAGCAGATTAACAGAAAATTGAAGGAACGCGCCCAGTACATGTATAAAAGAGTTAACAATATTCCAGGGTTAAGTATGAGAGCACCCAAAGGTGCATTCTATGCTTTCCCAAGAATTGATTCAAAGCATTGGACAAATGATATGGACTTTGTTTTGGACATCCTGGATAACTGCCATGTACTGCTTGTTCCTGGATCTGGGTTTGATGAAAAATATGGAAAGATGCATTTCCGTGCAGTATTCCTGCCGCCTCTCGACACGCTTGGTGAAGCATTCGATTCTATAGAATCCTATATGAATAAGGTGGCTTGA
- a CDS encoding serine hydroxymethyltransferase, whose amino-acid sequence MKEDAYWIKDTVKAHTKWFEASLPMIASENLMSPLAKEMMISDFHDRYAEGLPGKRYYRGNIYVDEVELKCLELAKKIFKCQFADVRPISGTVANMAVLFALTQPGDTISTPELASGAHISTAPFGAVGMRGLETIHYPWDYKNWNLDVDAAIKFIKKEKPKVAQFGLSVFLFPTPIREIQDALQEAGSVVWYDAAHVLGLIAGGKFQDPLREGVHIISASTHKTFPGPNHGILIGDNLTDELQAKLQKAAFPGVTSSHHLHAMAALAVTMAEYEIYGKQYASQVIKNAKALGSALYEMGLDVMCPHLGFTESHTLAVNVAEQGGGSQVSIDLEKANIICNKNMLPGDTSSVKPSGIRLGTQELTRVGMEESEMEEVARLIYRVVMKKEDQEKVKKDVWELKKDFTKIRYCLNEGEEAYSFHDIF is encoded by the coding sequence ATGAAAGAAGATGCTTATTGGATCAAAGACACTGTAAAAGCTCATACAAAATGGTTCGAGGCAAGTCTCCCTATGATTGCTTCTGAAAATCTCATGAGCCCTTTAGCAAAAGAGATGATGATCTCCGATTTCCATGACAGATATGCAGAAGGTCTTCCAGGTAAGAGATATTATCGCGGCAACATCTATGTGGATGAAGTCGAATTGAAATGTCTCGAGCTTGCAAAGAAGATTTTTAAATGCCAGTTTGCAGACGTTCGTCCCATATCAGGTACAGTCGCCAACATGGCAGTTTTATTTGCTTTGACTCAGCCAGGGGACACGATCTCTACGCCAGAACTGGCTTCCGGTGCTCACATATCTACTGCTCCATTCGGTGCAGTTGGAATGAGGGGTCTAGAGACTATCCACTATCCTTGGGATTATAAAAACTGGAATCTTGATGTCGATGCAGCTATCAAATTCATCAAGAAAGAAAAACCGAAGGTAGCCCAGTTTGGTCTGTCTGTATTCTTATTCCCTACACCTATAAGAGAAATTCAAGACGCTCTGCAGGAAGCAGGATCTGTAGTCTGGTATGATGCAGCTCACGTTTTGGGTCTTATCGCCGGCGGTAAATTCCAGGATCCGCTTAGAGAGGGAGTGCATATAATCAGTGCTTCAACTCACAAAACATTCCCTGGTCCGAATCACGGTATTTTAATTGGTGACAACCTTACAGATGAACTGCAGGCAAAACTCCAGAAAGCTGCTTTTCCTGGCGTTACCTCTTCTCATCATCTGCATGCAATGGCCGCTCTTGCTGTAACAATGGCTGAATATGAGATATATGGTAAACAATACGCCAGCCAGGTTATAAAGAATGCAAAAGCACTAGGCAGCGCTCTATATGAAATGGGTCTGGACGTCATGTGTCCACACCTGGGATTCACAGAATCTCACACGCTCGCAGTTAACGTAGCAGAACAAGGCGGCGGGTCTCAAGTTTCCATTGACTTAGAAAAAGCAAACATCATCTGTAACAAAAATATGCTTCCAGGCGACACGAGTTCTGTTAAGCCTTCTGGTATTCGTCTTGGTACCCAGGAGCTTACCAGAGTAGGTATGGAAGAGAGTGAGATGGAAGAAGTAGCCAGGCTCATTTATCGTGTAGTCATGAAAAAGGAAGACCAGGAAAAAGTTAAGAAAGATGTCTGGGAACTTAAGAAAGACTTCACAAAGATCCGCTACTGTCTGAATGAAGGCGAAGAAGCCTATTCTTTCCACGATATATTCTAA
- a CDS encoding adenylyltransferase/cytidyltransferase family protein encodes MASGVFDILHTGHIHYLTEAKALGDELVVVVATDKTVRKNKHEPITPEKMRLEIVQALKPVDEAILGRENDMYGVVLEIKPDIIAIGYDQKFNEKDLEAEIEKRGLCVKVVRVGQYDDDLSGTRKIIKRIIDWHTANMLGYKE; translated from the coding sequence ATGGCTAGCGGGGTTTTTGATATCCTGCATACGGGACATATTCATTATTTAACCGAAGCTAAAGCATTGGGAGATGAGTTGGTAGTGGTTGTAGCCACAGATAAAACTGTGCGCAAAAACAAACATGAACCGATTACTCCAGAAAAGATGAGATTGGAAATAGTACAGGCTCTGAAACCCGTGGATGAAGCTATACTGGGTAGAGAAAATGATATGTACGGCGTGGTTTTGGAAATCAAACCAGACATAATAGCAATCGGGTATGATCAGAAATTCAACGAAAAAGATCTGGAAGCTGAGATTGAAAAAAGAGGCTTGTGTGTTAAAGTAGTTCGTGTAGGGCAGTATGACGACGATTTGAGTGGCACTCGTAAAATAATCAAGAGGATAATAGATTGGCATACTGCAAACATGCTGGGGTATAAAGAATGA
- a CDS encoding bile acid:sodium symporter family protein — MGIKDLLGNSSFIMVLALILALIIGFPYRDMGSKIPLIVLAVMMTVSLSRISFSNLNPIKHKTSVLRALILGTLVASFIPLAASLFIDDPLYKAGLVFIGAAPFAASVVPLSFIMKGDVEHAARGTIIVYLLSIIYIPVIVKLFAGETVSILDVVGYVVILVLIPIILSRPVSRVKISTSSMQIFVNLCVAILIFVSVGSNKNIFESETSLLLIFMGIAVLRTFVLGLGLEYLEKKCGIAWEQRVPDVLMASYKNKGVAIALTMGLLPPAAAFPITASIIIEVCWVICMDRFLFTSKRREKEIRLESASTQSMDA, encoded by the coding sequence ATGGGCATAAAAGATCTTCTTGGCAACAGTTCTTTCATAATGGTGCTGGCTCTTATCTTAGCGCTGATTATTGGATTCCCATATCGTGATATGGGCAGTAAGATTCCATTAATTGTTTTGGCAGTTATGATGACAGTATCCCTTTCAAGAATATCTTTTTCTAATTTAAATCCCATAAAACATAAAACTTCTGTGCTAAGAGCACTTATTCTGGGCACATTGGTAGCTTCATTTATACCTTTAGCAGCTTCGCTTTTTATTGACGATCCTCTTTACAAAGCCGGTCTTGTATTCATAGGAGCTGCACCGTTTGCAGCTTCAGTTGTACCTTTGTCCTTCATAATGAAAGGTGATGTAGAACATGCTGCGAGGGGAACCATAATTGTCTATCTTCTTTCCATCATATACATTCCAGTAATTGTGAAGTTGTTTGCAGGAGAAACTGTAAGTATACTGGATGTAGTTGGATATGTAGTAATTTTAGTATTAATCCCTATAATCCTCTCCAGGCCAGTATCTAGAGTTAAAATATCTACTTCTTCAATGCAGATATTTGTTAATCTGTGTGTTGCCATTTTGATATTTGTTTCAGTTGGATCCAATAAAAATATATTTGAAAGTGAAACAAGCCTGCTCTTAATATTCATGGGTATAGCAGTTTTAAGAACATTTGTTCTTGGCTTGGGGCTTGAGTATCTAGAAAAAAAGTGTGGTATTGCATGGGAACAGAGAGTTCCTGATGTTTTAATGGCTTCGTATAAAAATAAAGGTGTAGCTATTGCGTTAACTATGGGACTTTTGCCACCTGCAGCAGCATTCCCAATAACAGCATCCATAATTATTGAAGTCTGCTGGGTGATCTGCATGGATCGTTTTCTTTTCACATCTAAACGAAGAGAAAAAGAAATCAGGCTGGAGTCTGCATCTACACAATCTATGGATGCTTAA
- a CDS encoding bifunctional phosphoglucose/phosphomannose isomerase, whose protein sequence is MFAVLDDAEALSTKDALGMLDQIMALPSQLEYSLSKSISLEPGTFSNVCICGLGGSAMSGDILREYMNEHSSFPTVVVRDTQLPKWVNENTFALILSYSGNTIETLYMYEEAKSRGARIAGVTSGGKLKELFVENNNPFIEIPSGLQPRAALGYMLGACAVVMKSANLCNIADDLKSMIPCLYEECKQYSISVPIRDNLAKTIADNLENTLPAIYGTISVGPAAKRWRTQINENSKMLSMCGILPEFNHNQIVGWISTPSAPATAVFLRSVVDNIEISKIVDATTSLFKDSGVETIIINLEGESRLECTMRGIILGDFVSYYLAALRGVDPTPIDPISKLKERMTDI, encoded by the coding sequence ATGTTTGCTGTGTTGGACGATGCAGAAGCGCTTTCAACAAAAGATGCATTAGGCATGTTGGATCAGATAATGGCATTGCCTTCGCAACTCGAATATTCATTATCAAAGTCAATATCTCTTGAACCAGGTACATTTTCAAATGTCTGTATCTGCGGTCTTGGCGGTTCTGCTATGAGTGGCGATATTCTCAGAGAATATATGAACGAACACTCATCATTTCCTACTGTAGTTGTAAGAGACACTCAGCTTCCAAAATGGGTTAATGAAAATACATTCGCTTTAATATTATCATACTCTGGAAATACGATTGAGACATTGTATATGTATGAAGAAGCAAAATCCCGAGGAGCTAGAATAGCTGGAGTTACCTCTGGAGGAAAATTAAAAGAGCTGTTTGTTGAGAACAATAATCCATTTATTGAGATTCCTTCTGGACTCCAGCCTCGTGCTGCTTTAGGATATATGTTGGGTGCCTGTGCAGTAGTGATGAAAAGTGCCAACCTATGTAATATTGCAGATGATCTAAAATCAATGATACCTTGTCTGTATGAAGAGTGTAAACAATATTCCATATCTGTGCCTATACGTGATAATCTGGCCAAAACAATTGCAGACAATCTAGAGAACACTCTTCCAGCAATCTATGGTACAATTAGTGTTGGACCAGCTGCTAAAAGGTGGAGAACACAGATTAATGAGAATTCCAAAATGCTGAGTATGTGTGGAATTCTTCCTGAGTTTAACCATAATCAGATCGTAGGGTGGATATCAACCCCATCAGCACCTGCAACAGCTGTATTCTTAAGGTCTGTTGTAGACAATATAGAAATCTCTAAAATAGTCGATGCTACTACTTCATTATTTAAAGATTCGGGTGTAGAAACAATAATCATAAATTTAGAAGGAGAAAGTAGACTGGAGTGCACAATGCGTGGAATCATTCTGGGAGATTTTGTCAGTTACTATCTGGCAGCACTGCGTGGAGTCGATCCAACGCCGATTGATCCAATATCTAAGTTGAAAGAAAGGATGACAGACATCTGA
- the ribB gene encoding 3,4-dihydroxy-2-butanone-4-phosphate synthase: MSDLKKAFSDLKNGEFILIYDSDGRERETDLIIASEFMTAEGVKRQRKDAGGLICTSAPSRMWKKLDLPFMAELLAECYNAHPVLKGLAPNDLIYDTKSSFSLTINHRKTFTGIPDADRALTISEFAKFGKKCDSMNEAEAREEFGKYFRAPGHVHLLNSQPGVLDDRAGHTELCTAMLMMADMFPSATMCEIMGDNGRSMPKEETMKYAEKHGLVFLEGSDIIDAWNKRDKD, from the coding sequence ATGAGCGATCTAAAAAAAGCATTTTCTGACTTAAAAAATGGAGAATTTATACTTATATATGACTCAGACGGGAGAGAAAGAGAGACTGATCTCATAATCGCTTCTGAATTCATGACTGCAGAGGGTGTAAAAAGACAAAGAAAAGATGCTGGTGGGCTCATTTGTACATCAGCCCCAAGCAGAATGTGGAAAAAACTTGATCTACCATTCATGGCAGAACTTCTGGCAGAATGCTATAACGCTCACCCGGTTCTAAAAGGTTTAGCTCCAAATGATCTGATCTATGATACTAAATCATCATTTTCGCTCACAATAAATCACCGCAAGACATTCACTGGTATTCCAGATGCTGACAGGGCACTTACTATCTCCGAATTCGCTAAATTCGGCAAAAAATGCGACAGCATGAACGAAGCCGAAGCCAGAGAAGAGTTTGGTAAATACTTCCGTGCTCCAGGACATGTTCATCTGCTGAATTCACAGCCGGGTGTCCTTGATGACAGAGCCGGACATACTGAACTCTGCACAGCCATGTTAATGATGGCAGATATGTTTCCTTCCGCTACAATGTGTGAAATCATGGGCGACAATGGCCGATCTATGCCAAAAGAAGAGACTATGAAATATGCAGAGAAACACGGACTAGTATTTCTTGAAGGCAGCGACATTATAGATGCCTGGAATAAGAGGGATAAAGATTAG